One Oncorhynchus mykiss isolate Arlee chromosome 9, USDA_OmykA_1.1, whole genome shotgun sequence genomic window, gatttaattttgtattggagattcttaatgtgagtctggaaggagagtttacagtctatccagacacctaggtatttgtagatgtccacatattctaactcagaaccatccagagtagtgatgctggacaggcgggcaggtgctggtagcgatcggttgaagagcatgcatttggttttacatgtatttaagagcagttggaggccacagaaggagagttgaatggcattgaagctcgtctggaggttagttaagtgtccaaagaagaaccagaagtttacagaatggtatcgtctgcgtagaggtggatcagaaaatcaccatcagcaagagcgacatcattgatgtatacagagaaaagagtcagcccgagaattgaaccctgtggcacccccatagagactgccagaggtccagacaacaggccagaggtccagacaacaggacaatgatccccaatgatccatcgcatcttcCAAAAACGTATttaacatacatctgtaaaatgatagccTAGAAACTAAAGCtgtggttgtcttcctctcatgCTTCCATGttttctccctggacctcctcattGTCCACCTCTTGagcatcagactctgaggcctcatcttcactgtcactattcaaccttgttgaggatggctcatcgtcaggctcaaaaagcatttttcaacccttgtattggtcatcCTGTtccgtgctttggtgtgtgtgttcccaaacattCTACCCAACAGAGTAATTGTCCGCATACCTCACCATTACAAACAAATTATCTCCCCTCAAGCTATTTCACCAACGCACAAAAAAAAGCCTCAAAACACAAACATCGCAAATATCCCCTCATAGCCATTACCCCTTGGCCGCACATCCCAAACAAATCAACTTTTTTCTCCCGTCTACTAATGTCTCACACATCACACCCAAAACCACCATCCACTTCCCCCACCCCTCCTGTCCATCTCTCGCGCCTCTCTTGATGTTGACTCTGCCGCAGCCAGACCCCCAGCAAATGGCCCCTCTCCAACCCTAGGTTCTCCTGGTCTGCTCCACTCCATGCTGCTGGCTCTGCCCCAACTGACACACAGCCTGTCTGACAGCTGGCTCGCACTCCCGGAAAAGAAAACGCACAAGGAacaggcaaaacacacacactgatgctttAGTTACTTTGCTGAGGCCACAGGCTGAAGGAACAGGCCCTGAGAAAAGTAGCTCAGTTTTGATTGGGTAGCTGACTTCTGAGCAGATTTTTAATGTAGCCTACTTGTAACGGATTTTGAGGTTCATTTCCAAATGTTGCGGTAGAAGTATGGTCAGACAACTCAGTGGACGCTGGAGAACTTGATTGTTTTAGCGCCTGTTTTTATAATATAAGTTGGTGTTTTGTGGTGTTCTTTGTTTGTGTGAGTAAGTTTACATTTCATTGTAGCTTACAAAACGCAAGCGGTTTTACTGCAATTAATGTGTTTAACAGAAGCCCTAGGTCTCATCAGGCAAACTCCACCACAAACATGCATTTCATTCAACCTAGGGTAGGGCACAACTGACAAACAGCCACCAGAGAAAGCTTGACAGTCACAGCTCTTCCAGTCTGGAGGATTTAAATGGGAGAAAGTAAGAAGAGGAAAAAAGTATGTctaaagtagaggtcgaccgattaattagggccgatttcataatcggtgccgattatggccgattgcATTGCAAActacgaggagactgcgtggcaggctgaccacctgttatgcgagtACAGCAAGggaccaaggtaagttgctacatgcataaaactttttttttttttaaacaatcaatcaatcttaacataatcactagttaactacacatggttgatgatattactagtttaactagcttgtcctgcgttgcatataatcaatgcagtgcctgttaatCTATCATCAAATAACAGCttactttgccaaacgggtgatgatttaacaaaagtacattcgcgaaaaaaagcacaatcgttgcaccaaTGAACCTAACCATAAagatcaatgcctttcttaaaatcaatacacagaagtatatttttctAAGCCTGCATATTTCATTAAAATAAactcatgttagcaggcaatattaactagggaaattgtgtcacttctcttgcgttcattgcacgcagagtcagggtatatgccacagtttgggccacctggcccgttgcgaactgtgtgaagaccatttattcctaacaaagaccgtaattaatttgccagaattgtacataattatgacataacattgaaggttgtacaatgtaacagcaatatttagacttagggttgccacccattcgataaaatacgtaacggttccatattttactgaaagaataaacattttcaaaatgataggtcattaatattgtcaaatccggaaactaaggctcgtatttctttTTTGCCTCTGACCGTTCCCTCTgttgtctttgccaagggatatttGATAGGAACCATttttcagttcctaccacttccactggatgtcaccagtctttggaatttggttgaggttattcaattgtgcaacgaagaagaagcacatcctggaacaaggttacactattgagagttgcgcaagacgtaaaaaggagcatggtttgtttacttgctgtactgaatacagattgccccgtctacaatttgatcgattattaacgtttaaaaatacctaaagttgtattacaaaagtagtttgaaatattttggctaagtttataggcaacttttgaaatgttttgtagtgacgtgtttttgtaagctgtttttttctggatcaatcgcactttataaatggacattttgggtatatatgAACGGAATAAATCGaaaaaaaaggaccaattgtgatgtttatgggacatattggagtgccaacaaaagaagctcgtcaaaggtaatgcatgttttatattttatttcagcgttttgtgtagcgcctgcaagtttgaaatatgctaccctctttatTGACATTGTgccatcatcagataatagcttcttaatgctttcgccgaaaagctttttaaaatctgacatgttggctggattcacaatgagtttagctttaattgagtatcttacatgtgtgatttaatgaatgttTGATTTTATATCATTATTTGAATTTACCGCACTGCATTTTCCCTGGGTTTTGTTTCAAAGTGGGACGCAAGCTTCCCCTATACCATaagttaagttccttgctcagaacatatgaaagctggtagttcaatattcccagttcttcaatattcccagttcagaagttttaggttgtagttattataggactatctGTATTTCATGTAcgtttgactattggatgttctaataggtactttagtattgacagcctaatctcaggagttgataggcttgaagtcataaacagcactgtgcttcAACCATTGCCTAGAGCTGCTGGAAAAcacagtaaagtttgaatgaatgcttacgagcctgctgctgcctaccaccgctcagtcagactgctagacttaattataataaacacacagaaatacgagccttaggtcattaatatggtcaaatccggatactatcattttgaaaacaaaacgttaattattctttcagtgaaatacagaaccattccgtattttatcgaatgggtggcaaccccaagtctaaatattgctgttacattgcacaaccttgaatgttatgtcataattatgtacaattctggcaaattagttagcAATGAGTCAGGCGGCcaaaactgctgcatataccctgactctgtgtgcaatgaacgcaagagacgTGGCACAATtgccctagttaatattgcctgctaacatgaatctCTTTAAACTAaaaatgcaggtttaaaaatatataattatgtgtattgattataagaaaggcattgatgtttatggttaggtacattcgtgcaacgattgtgcttttgttaaatcatcacgcgtttggtgaagtaggctgtgattcgatgataaattaacaggcaccgcattgattatatgcaacgcaggacaagctagttaacctagtaatatcaacaaccatgtgtagttaactaatgATTATGTGAAGATCGATAGTTTTttaataagataagtttaatgctagctagacacttaccttggctccttgctgcacaagcgtaacaggtggtcagcctgccacgcagtttcctcgtggaatgcaatgtaattggccataatcggcatccaaaaatgcagattaccgattgttataaaaacttgaaatcggccatgccgattaatcagtcgatctctactccagagatgtttgatagggttcaagtccaggctctggctgggccactcaaggacattcagagacttgtcccgaagccactactgcattgtcttggctgtgtgcgctaagggtcctgttggaagatgaacctttgcCCTGGTCCTGAGCGCAGTGGAAAAGcattttaatcaaggatctctgtacttttcttcgttcatctctccctcaatcctgactaatctcccagtccttgccgctgacaaacatctccacaacatgatgcttccagcacaatgcttcatcgtagggatgctgccaggtttccgtcagacgtgacgcttggcattcaggcacaaaagttaatcttggtttcatcagaccagagaatatttttgtcaaactccaatctgtcgttctgcccctgaacaaggcagttaacatactgttcctaggccgtcattgaaaataagaatgtgttcttaactgacttgcctagttaaataaaaggtaaaaaaaaatacaaaaaatgacATGTAAAACAAATCGGccacaatcggtgtccaaaaatgccaattaccgattgttatgaaaacttgaaatcggacctaattaatcagccattccgattaatcggtcgacctctaatttatATCCTATTTCACTGTGGAAAAGGGGGCTGCAATACATGGCGATATGattttcagtttgcttccatTTGGCTGGTTTCACATTCATCTCCTGTTATCATAAGGAAAAAGCATTTAAATCATGTAAAACAATTGCTATGTGCATTTACAATACACATTTAACTAGCTCTTATCAATAACTCTGACCAATTTATAAATTACAGCACATGGAGAATGCTGTTATTTTTTTATCTGAAAAAAGTAGAcgctttttccacttggaactGACAGGTTTGCTGATCTTATGGTTTCCTCAAGCGTAAAATTGGTGGAAGTATAAGgaaattaagtcaaggtcagaatatgtCATCTGTAAACACACCTTTATTCGAGCTCTACCTCAAACAAAGTAGGTGAATAGCATGTTATTTTCATACTTAAGTTCAAagtcacaatacatggagagaaAAGCGCATTCAAATGGAATTACGTTCCATTTACAGTTGCTTAACTCGGGTTGGAATAGGGGCCCAAGAGCAGAGCAGGCAAGGGCTTAGGGGTGGAATATACATTGCCGTGTGTAATGTAGCCTAGttttatttacaccatcccagcagctattttagaaatataactttgctctgtgTTTCTGAGCATGCACTTTGTAGCCTATAGCACACATCGATATATAGTCTAGTAAGCAACTCAAACACTGAGAAATATTGCcattacaaattacatgaccctcccctggactagaataataataaataaaaaaatactaaaccctccccttgactgaaaaagcatgaccctccaTTTTCCTCCAGGTACCAATTATGTAAATTTCTATCAATCTCTAAGTGTGAAGGCGCTCTTAGCTATGAGAAAGGGAAGGGTGTGATGTATAGCGAGAGAGGCCTAATTGAATGGTTCCCATTCTGCGCGCAGTCAGTCAACCCCcacatcccctccctccctattcGATAGGCGAAAGTCACTCACAAACGTTCGTAACATTGGATCCCATTGCTCTTATAGAACTCATGCTGGGTTGGTTGGTTTTCTCCTTTATCATAATTTGCCTGAAACCCACAACTCGCACAATCATTAATCACCAACGTTAGCGCTCACTCACCCAAAGTCCTGGTCCATAGACTTGAAGAAGAATTTGTAGTTGGGCTTGTTCAAGACCTGTTTAAAATCCAACAAAGTGATATTTTCGGCAGGAATCGGAATCTTCACCAAATACGGCGTCTCCTCCTCGTCGATGTGGTATATTATTTTGGTTTCCGCCATTTCTCCAAACTCTTTTTCAGCTGTCCCACAAAAACTATGGAAGAGAAAGCTAACAGGCTAACGGGAAAAGGGGGTGAGGTGAAATGCTCTTACAACGCTAGCCAGTATATTTGCACTGGCCAGAACTAACAAAAAGGTAAAAAATTATACTTATATCACGTGCATATCCCCTTAGTTTCTATCTCCCAAAGATACAAAATATCATTCTCCTACGGCCAAAGATTTAAAAACCAAGCATACCCTACCTTCACACTGTCGGCCACCCACAACTTTTCCCCCAACAAAAACATACGGAGGGAAGGGGGACTCTAAAAACGTTTCTCTCGACTGTTGCAAGCCAACGCGGCGTATGACGTCGTTTATGCTCCCTTTACGTTTTTGCTCAACGTGCCCTCGTCCCCCTGTAGAAATATTCCGGAGATTTTATTCCACAATACATTTCCCACATTAGTCAtaattcatattcattatgtaGCCTAAatgatgttacacacacacacatgcacagggagagagagtcaaaatAGGAAACACATGAAAATATTTTAATAAATAGCCAATACAATCAAAGGTCAAATAGGGgctgcttatatttgtcctgtttcacacatGTACTAGTGGGTAACCTGTACAAGTGCTTGGTGTGAAATtccactccccctgagacaccctcagagagtggggtcaaggCCAGGGATCAGACATTATTGCGCACCCCTGTAGCAGTTAGGGttaagggccttgctcaagggcagatcgGTAGACATTTATCCTATTCGGATCAGGGATTCAAAACAAGCAAGCTGTTGaatggcccaactctctaaccactaggctacctggcgcccCAATGTAATAGGCGCTCCTAGATTAGACCACTAGAGGGAACTCTAAATCAGTGCATAGCGGAAAAACTCAGAACTGTCTATATATAATTTTCTCAACACCAATTAACAGAGCTAGACATGTGATTATGAGGCTGTATGCATCAACCTTTTATATATTTTAAAGATATGTAATTTACAGTTGAATTGAAGTTAACAGGACGTTTCAAGGCTACGTTTGATGTAGGCCCGTAGTTCAGTCTAGATCTTAGGCCATATTCAAATATGTTGACAATACACCCTTCCTTCCTTGAGTAAGGGGGAAGGAAACAAGGAAATACAAAAGGAAGGAAGGCTGCATGTAAAAGTATTGGAACAGGCCCCTCGGTTCCTTCTCCCCTTAATTGCGGAAAAACCTGGGCCCAAACACCAGTCCCACCACGCAGGTCATCATAAACAACACCCAGAATACCACGGCCAAGGTCCTCCTGTGGTGCTGCAgcacctccacctcacccaccAGGCCCACACCTCCACCGTGGGGCCTATCGCTTGGGTGCATCTGCTCCACCCTTAGGCTCACTGTGGGCAGGATGATGAAGCGGGCGTCCCTGCTGGTATCCAGGGAGAGGACCACCCTCTGGGTGACGGTGGCCAAGTGGGCAGCCATCGACACAGGTGTGCAGAAAGCCATGGGGGGTAGTTGAGCCAGGATGCGGGAATTGCAGGGCAGGGTGAGGGGGTCGCCGGTCTCCAGCAGGGTGGGGTGGCGGCAGAGGGGGCAGAAAATGGCAGGGCTGCGAGGGCTCTGGGGGTCCACGGGTTCAGCTGGATACGGGGACAGCTGGATTCTCTGGAGGCACTCGGTGCAGAAGACATGGAGGCATTCCAGCATGCGAGGACACTTGCCACATTGGTTGTACTCGTGGTAGCAGATGGGACACTCCACCTCTGTGGACTCACCCGGCTCAGAGCCGAgtgctgctgcttctgctgctgcttGGCCCCCCTGGAAGTGCACTGGTTCTGGAGGCTCAGCCATcgtgagggaaagggagagatggaagtgGGGAtgggagttggggggggggggggggggttcagggtCAGACTTCGTTTGGGATGGTCAGATGTTCTTTGCTATGTCTGCAGAACCTGGAGGAAGATATGATATAATAAATATTGATTATATTCTGATACAGTATTACAGTTCAAGTGTTTTTGGCTATGGTAACCTAACCtttcagtatgtgtgtaacaGAGGGAATGGGCCTAGGCCTATATGGGGTTAAAATAGTCCATCTTAAACCTGGTCCTTGGGGTTTTCTGTTCTGTTTCCTCTTGGTTTATGGCGAGATTCCTAAGCCCTTGAATCACTAGCTTCAGTTAATTACCAAATGAAGAAGAGATGTAAAGCCTGCCCCCTAGCCCCTAGCAGTGGGGAGCAGAGGAAATGGAAAGCCTGACTGCAGGATCCACACTCAGACTGATATCCCTTTCATACTAAGATGTTCTTCCGCCAACTTTTCCATGCTGCCAACTTTTTTTCCGCCATTTCCATGTATCTGAAAGCTATTGCCGGTATCAAAGCCAAAACTTTTATTGCTGCCTAATGATCTAGTATCATTTCGGTAAACTTCTGCCTACGGCTTAGCATAAAACTTAGCCGTAATGCTGAGGCGGCATTGGCACGCACTATGCTATTTCAACCagttaaatgtaactaaatgtaatccCCCAAAGTAATTATTTATTatgagagggccataaacaataactagaaATGTTGCATACTCCAAGAAAGGTTAAAGTCTCACTTTTCTagtcatttttaaaaataaattgcTGAGGTGTATTCACTTGAGAACACAAGCTTAAGTACACAGCACAAATATGATAAAAATGTGAAATATTTGATTTGGTCTATTTTCTATTCAACATAACTGTATGAATACCGCTTGAAATGATTTACATACTTCCTAAATATAGTATAATCAGATTATAACATTTCACCTTCCTTATAAccgtaaaatacatatttgtatgtttagtgttagagaaaatgtgcatattttctaaaggtctctcttgatcagtaccagtacctcctgtatatagcctcactattgttattttaatggtgCTCTTTTAATTATTTTGtacttttatttctttattttttgggtatttttcttaaaacttcatttttggttaagggcttgtaagtaatcattacactgtaaggtcgtacacctgttttatttggcacatgtgacaaataaaattggatttgatcagAACATCAGCCCCCATCACTGTGAAGATCTCACAGGGCTATATCTTAGCTTCCTGAACTCAATAGGAACTTCCCTTTCATCTCATATAAATCTTGTCTATCTATgacaaactgtttttttttttatctataaACTATTTTAGATGAATCGCTATAAATCGATATCTGAATGTGCTACTGTGATGAAACCACTCTCTCCTACTGCACTATGATGTAAGGATTGCAGGCATGTGCACAAATTGATTTATAAGAGAAAATGTAAACAGGGGACTAAACAGGGGACTTTAcaccttaagaggttttaaactcTTGATGGTTGCTAGGCAGCGCCAGTTAACCATCCCCCTGCCACTTCTCCCATAACCCACCACTAAGCATGAACACAACTGGATGGAtcctgttacggtgagtgaatgaggacccaaaagcgaactaacttaaacagagcttctttaataaccaaactgtggtaggctcagatagaccggcagattccgacaggacaggacaaggttacagcaaacatgacgatagtctggctcaggcatgaaacacaacaaacaagaatccgacaaggacaggaacaggaacaaaaacagagagagatataggggactaatcagagggaaaaggggaacaggtggaagaaggggtgacgaggtagtcaagaggagacaaggaacagctgggggaaagcgggggagaaaaggtaacctaagacgaccagcagagggagacagggtgaaaggaaaggacagaaagacacaacatgacaatacatgacagatccATTAAGAATTActgtgggaataaatatcacttaATTATGGAAATATTGgcataaagtaggctaatgcaattgaagGAATGCTATACAATTGTTGCTTATTGAAACTCCCAAAGTCATCCAATCATTGTAATAAATGTCAAGCAATAGCCTAACCGCCTACGGTCAACTAGATtataatttcagtttgtgtgcAGTTTTCAGATTGGGACAGCGCCATCGCTCTgctttgagacaagcatggggactccTCTTGAGAAATTCTAAATCAATGTAAGATttgttttcactgaatctctgttTGGATATTGGTTAGGCTACAATTAGGCTGGGAAAATGTTAGCTAAATTGAGGTGAGGGCTGCTCATGATCATCTTGTCTAGTTGGCTCATTTATTAGAACAGTTTGCCAGCATGTTATGTAGTTTAGTTTAGCAAGTGtattattttgctcttcactcaCAGTCGCTTAGTAGCATAGGACTACTCCCGACCAAAAGCACGTGACttcaatcaatgtgattttgtttcactgaatctctgtCTGTATATTTGGTTAATTGCTCTCTGGCTGTCTGTACAAGTGGAAATGGTAGCTCATTTAttcatttgctcatctatcactgatcagaaacatttagcatgcaatAATGTAGCCCAAATCAAGTGTAAGGCTATTGTTTTTGCTCAATCGAGTAAAGGCAGCTACAAAAGCCCGCGGTTGTGAAATATGAACAGGATACTCGCACGCTTTTGAAAATAGGATTGCAATTATTCTTTTTATTTTCCccccacatttatttatataaaaaaatgtgttaacaacccaatattgttaatcaaccaggttgtcacctaaataattataatataatactaGTCTTacgttttttaatttttattaatGCCAATACTGTTTTCTATGCTTGTTTTCACTTAATACTTTAGGATACTGGTGTTATGTCAGATTTTATgagggttgccagattggagTAAAAATCTGTATTtgccagtttaaaaaaaaaagcattattACAGGGCTGTGAAACCAGAGCCAAATGGCTTCAGACTAACATAAGGTAACATAATTCAACTAAAAATATGCAACTCTATAgttttgaaaatacattttatagtTTCTGAGCCCCTGCCAAAACAAATTAACAATGTTGACTTTTGATGGTGTATATTCAATAGATTTATTAaaatagatggggggggggggcagataaaCATTTCCCTTTTTTTTCTCTATGTGAAAGCAGTATAACAAGTAAAAGGTAGAGAAGTGGAGGTGGAAAAACAAAGGAGGACAGGAGCCGTGGATAGAAGTGATTACCGGGccctacactctctctctgtccctctgtgtgttgttgtgtttgagCTATTTCTCACTGTGGGCTAGTTAGAACGCTGATGCACTAACAACACCAACGCAACGATCATACAATGAATAAGAATGCCCTCAGCGCTACTGGGTTTGTATAAAATTCCACTGTTAGTTGACTAGTGAAATAGAGATTTGAATCAAGTAAACTGCCAAGGATCTCCTCCCAAAGTCAACGTTGTTCCACTGCTGCATAACAGCACCAATGAACCACAATATGAAAATCAATTGTAATATACATGATGGAAAAGGGGTGTACTGTACTCATCTGATATTCCCTTCGGTGTCCATGTGTTTACCTCATAAAGATCAAACTGTACTTTCATAAACAGCAGCCTCTCCATTCACATGGGATAGAGCAAGGCAAGCCGTACTCAACAGGGCAGTTGCCTAGCAATAGTGGTCTATTTTGTATTGGGCCCCAGGAGCAGAGATTGTAATGAACATGTTTCCATAGGATTGGTCTATCTGTACATGTCACACTTTTATTTGGTTCAATAATCTCAATACATATTCCAGACAAATTTGTTCAACATTCACCCTGTGTAATTTGCTTGACAATAATGAATTACTTTCTCCAACTCCTTGACATCCACAGGCAGAACTGGTATATAGTGCAGCATTACAACAGAATGGCAAAAATAGATACTGCATGATGTCATAACTGCTATGATAGCTTGTAAATTAATATATTGCCATACTTTATCTACTGAATGTAGTTCAGTTGATATGAAAACACCATGGGAGTTAAACTCACCGAGAATTCATAATCATGTAGTGTGTGGGAAGATAACAAAC contains:
- the si:ch73-335l21.2 gene encoding RING finger domain-containing protein gives rise to the protein MAEPPEPVHFQGGQAAAEAAALGSEPGESTEVECPICYHEYNQCGKCPRMLECLHVFCTECLQRIQLSPYPAEPVDPQSPRSPAIFCPLCRHPTLLETGDPLTLPCNSRILAQLPPMAFCTPVSMAAHLATVTQRVVLSLDTSRDARFIILPTVSLRVEQMHPSDRPHGGGVGLVGEVEVLQHHRRTLAVVFWVLFMMTCVVGLVFGPRFFRN